Part of the Xanthomonas sp. SI genome is shown below.
CATGCGGTAGCTGGGGGTCTTGCCGGCATTGACGTCGCGCGCGATCGCCAGGTTGATCAGCAGCGCGTCCATGTCGCCGGGCTGCAGCTTCACCGGGCCGCGGCGGTCGGGCTTGACGTCGCCGGCCCAGGTCGCCTGCGCGGTGCTCCAGTCGTAATTGGCGGTCACTGCCTTCTTCTTGATCAGGAACAGCGAGCGGTCGTCGCTGCTGAGCGGGCGCAGTTGTCCGCCCTTTTCCTCGAACACGGTGCTCTGGCTCAGGTCGGCGACCTGGTTCTTGATCGACAGGCTGTAGCGCCAGCGGTTGTTGCCTTCGCTGGCCAGGGTCATCAAACCGTTGGCCTGCATGCCCATGTAGCTGGCCTGGTAGTCCGCCTTGAACGGCTCCAGCGCCAGGGCGGGCAGGCTGGCCAGCGCCAGCAGGGCGGCGGCGACGGCGGACAGCGGGCGGGCGATGCGTGTCATGGTCAGACTCCTTGGTATTCGGTCAGGCGCAGGTCGATGCGGTCTTCGCCGTCTTCGCGCTGCAGGATGCGCACCGGCGTCGGCACACCGTTGGCGATCCACAGAATGGTCTCATTCTTGCCGCCATTGGTGCGCGACACGCGCAGCGCGTCGTAGCTGATGTCGCCGACCTGCACCGTCTCGGTCTGCTCGGCGGCGTGGTAGATGTGTTCGCGGACGCGGCCGACATCGACGAAGCGGTAGGTCATAGTCTTGCCCGGCTGCGCGTCGCGCATGATCGACAGGTTGATCAGCAGCGCGCTCTGGTCGCCGGGCTGCAGCGGGATCGGCTGCTGCCGATCCTTCTTCAGGTCGCCGTCCCAGCGCGCCACGCCCTTGCTCCAGTCGTAGACGCCGGTGACCTTTTTGCCGAAGAACATCGCCTTCTTCACCGTGCTCTGGCTCTGCGGCACGTAACGCCCGTCCTGGGTGCGGAACACCGTGCTCTGCTCGATGTTC
Proteins encoded:
- a CDS encoding DUF3108 domain-containing protein, with protein sequence MAPPLQPFVATYQALYKGKQAGDARMEVSHGNGDKWRVDLGVQGRSGFASILGLNIEQSTVFRTQDGRYVPQSQSTVKKAMFFGKKVTGVYDWSKGVARWDGDLKKDRQQPIPLQPGDQSALLINLSIMRDAQPGKTMTYRFVDVGRVREHIYHAAEQTETVQVGDISYDALRVSRTNGGKNETILWIANGVPTPVRILQREDGEDRIDLRLTEYQGV
- a CDS encoding DUF3108 domain-containing protein, which produces MTRIARPLSAVAAALLALASLPALALEPFKADYQASYMGMQANGLMTLASEGNNRWRYSLSIKNQVADLSQSTVFEEKGGQLRPLSSDDRSLFLIKKKAVTANYDWSTAQATWAGDVKPDRRGPVKLQPGDMDALLINLAIARDVNAGKTPSYRMVDEGRAKPMTYKVAGKETITVNGKSEQATKVSRSDGSKEIIAWIVPDMPVPVRILQRENGQDALDLTIKTLH